A window from Cryobacterium sp. PAMC25264 encodes these proteins:
- the ribH gene encoding 6,7-dimethyl-8-ribityllumazine synthase has product MSGAGSPDITVDGTGLEVVIIAGRWHDVITDGLIAGATRVLEASGATFSLVRVPGSFELPVASKVALDSGADAVVALGVIIRGGTPHFEYVSAAATDGLTRVALDTGKPVGFGVLTLDDEQQGLDRAGLSGSKEDKGEEAATAALSTALVLKALRDR; this is encoded by the coding sequence ATGAGTGGAGCAGGCTCCCCCGACATCACCGTCGACGGCACCGGACTGGAGGTCGTCATCATCGCCGGCCGCTGGCACGACGTGATCACCGACGGCCTCATCGCCGGGGCCACCCGGGTGCTCGAAGCATCCGGGGCGACGTTCTCCCTCGTGCGCGTTCCCGGCAGCTTCGAGCTGCCCGTGGCGAGCAAGGTGGCGCTGGACTCTGGCGCCGACGCGGTGGTGGCGCTCGGGGTGATCATCCGCGGCGGCACCCCGCACTTCGAGTACGTGTCCGCGGCGGCGACGGATGGCCTCACCCGCGTGGCCCTGGACACGGGCAAGCCCGTGGGCTTCGGCGTGCTCACCCTCGACGACGAGCAGCAGGGCCTGGACCGGGCCGGCCTGTCCGGCTCGAAGGAGGATAAGGGTGAAGAGGCCGCGACGGCGGCTCTGTCCACGGCTCTCGTGCTCAAAGCCCTGCGCGACCGGTAG
- a CDS encoding ROK family protein, with amino-acid sequence MGDFNTAVVLDAIRRSVNGLSRVELGHSTGLSAQTVSNICRRLLDQDMVLEAGKASSGPGKPRTILKLNPSGVYAVGVHLDPAVMTFAILDLTGAVVHRSRSATPAASDPEHVIRHISEEIERLIREAGVDRTKIAGLGVATPGPIDPERGTVVDPPHLLGWHLVPLRDALAQATGFEVLVDKDVTAAAVAEMWAGGPSGVGSFVFFYLGTGIGAGVVLRDEVVRGSSHNSGEIGHIVVDPDGPQCGCGLRGCVAVTCTPQSLVRAAVGLGVLTASKPHADARETDLQFSALCALADGGSAAALAVLDQSAGRVAKAVSVLTNLLDVDRVVFGGPYWSRLSRVYLRRIPGLLDELTVARSIHRIEVAGTGVGEDVGAVGAACLVLDHALAPRAARLILG; translated from the coding sequence ATGGGTGATTTCAATACCGCCGTCGTCCTCGACGCGATCCGTCGCTCGGTGAACGGCCTCAGCCGGGTGGAACTGGGGCACTCCACCGGGCTGTCCGCGCAGACCGTCTCCAACATCTGTCGTCGGCTGCTGGACCAGGACATGGTGCTCGAGGCCGGCAAGGCCAGCAGCGGTCCCGGCAAGCCGCGCACGATCCTGAAGCTGAACCCCAGTGGCGTGTACGCCGTGGGCGTGCACCTCGACCCGGCGGTGATGACCTTCGCGATCCTCGACCTCACCGGAGCCGTCGTGCACCGATCGCGCAGCGCCACGCCCGCGGCTAGCGACCCTGAACACGTCATCCGTCACATCTCGGAGGAGATCGAACGGCTGATCCGTGAGGCCGGAGTGGACCGCACCAAGATCGCCGGGCTCGGCGTCGCGACGCCGGGGCCGATCGATCCCGAGCGGGGAACCGTCGTCGATCCGCCGCACCTGCTCGGCTGGCACCTGGTGCCACTGCGTGATGCCCTCGCCCAGGCGACCGGCTTCGAGGTGCTCGTCGACAAGGACGTCACCGCCGCCGCCGTCGCCGAGATGTGGGCGGGCGGGCCCAGCGGGGTCGGCAGCTTCGTGTTCTTCTACCTCGGCACCGGCATCGGGGCTGGCGTGGTGCTGCGGGACGAGGTCGTGCGCGGCAGTTCGCACAACTCCGGAGAAATCGGCCACATCGTCGTCGACCCCGACGGCCCGCAGTGCGGTTGCGGGCTGCGCGGCTGTGTCGCGGTCACCTGCACCCCGCAGAGCCTGGTGCGGGCGGCGGTGGGGCTCGGCGTGCTGACAGCGTCGAAGCCCCACGCGGATGCCCGAGAGACCGATCTGCAGTTCTCGGCCCTGTGCGCGCTCGCCGATGGTGGGTCGGCCGCGGCGTTGGCCGTCCTGGACCAGTCCGCCGGCCGGGTCGCGAAAGCGGTGTCCGTGCTCACGAACCTGCTCGACGTCGACAGGGTGGTCTTCGGCGGGCCGTACTGGTCGCGGCTGAGCCGGGTTTACCTGCGCCGGATACCCGGCCTGTTGGACGAGCTGACGGTCGCCAGGAGCATCCACCGCATCGAGGTGGCCGGTACGGGTGTCGGCGAGGATGTCGGCGCGGTCGGCGCCGCCTGCCTGGTGCTGGACCACGCGCTCGCGCCACGCGCGGCCCGTCTGATCCTCGGTTAG
- a CDS encoding carbohydrate ABC transporter permease produces MSAETVSRSPREAVQGPGPSGSGPRRRPRGRTLTRVLPLAPAVVLLAIFLLGPVIWSFYGSFTDAALTGSSAQDPQWVGLDNYLTLFKDPVFPLSLWLTFVFVVASAIVGQNFLGLGIALLMNRASKVVSAVVGTAVVAAWVLPEIVAAFVAYAYFSEDGTLNQVLAAAGMTGPNWLYSFPMLSIILANAWRGTAFSMMVYRAALNDVPVEVTEAAMIDGADGIKRLTWITIPMIKNSIATNLMLITLQTLSVFTLIWVMTAGGPGNESTTLPIMAFQEAFKFGDIGYGTAIATVMLLIGAAFSLVYIRALRPEKV; encoded by the coding sequence ATGTCAGCCGAGACCGTTTCCCGCTCTCCCCGTGAGGCCGTGCAAGGGCCGGGACCTTCGGGTTCCGGCCCGCGCCGGCGGCCCCGGGGACGCACCCTGACCCGGGTGCTGCCCCTGGCGCCGGCCGTCGTGCTCCTCGCGATCTTCCTGCTCGGGCCGGTCATCTGGTCGTTCTACGGGTCCTTCACCGACGCGGCCCTCACCGGCTCGAGCGCGCAGGACCCGCAGTGGGTGGGTCTGGACAACTACCTCACCCTGTTCAAGGACCCGGTCTTTCCGCTGTCGCTGTGGCTCACCTTCGTGTTCGTGGTCGCGTCCGCCATCGTCGGACAGAACTTCCTCGGTCTGGGCATCGCCCTGCTGATGAACCGGGCCAGCAAAGTGGTCAGCGCCGTGGTTGGCACGGCCGTCGTCGCGGCCTGGGTGCTGCCCGAAATCGTCGCCGCCTTCGTCGCCTACGCCTACTTCAGCGAGGACGGCACTCTGAACCAGGTGCTCGCCGCGGCGGGGATGACCGGCCCGAACTGGCTGTACAGCTTTCCGATGCTGTCGATCATCCTGGCCAACGCCTGGCGGGGGACCGCGTTCTCGATGATGGTCTACCGGGCGGCGCTGAACGATGTGCCGGTGGAGGTGACGGAGGCTGCCATGATCGACGGCGCCGACGGCATCAAGCGCCTCACCTGGATCACCATCCCGATGATCAAGAACAGCATCGCCACCAACCTGATGCTGATCACCCTGCAGACGCTGTCGGTGTTCACCCTGATCTGGGTGATGACCGCCGGCGGACCCGGCAACGAAAGCACCACCCTGCCGATCATGGCGTTCCAGGAAGCGTTCAAGTTCGGGGACATCGGCTACGGCACCGCCATCGCGACGGTCATGCTGCTTATCGGTGCCGCCTTCTCGCTGGTCTATATTCGGGCGCTCCGCCCAGAAAAGGTCTGA
- a CDS encoding ATP-binding protein — MNNLVAFLWNAPRYWRYAAIGALLLVAYLLGLAALSAPASASAVAVWWPAAAAGVLAVCLSRGAERWLVAILVGAVSVASNLVGGRPLAVALGFGLANALEVALFTAVFVRRDRPTGLDTVPDVLRFTIAALVGALAVGVGAAGTLALLTGASFGDVLLAAFPSHAFAVFSLVPLALTNGRRVRPERTLELLIQVGSVMLVLGVAYGPGRSLPLSFLILPLLTWAAFRFGIRVVAWELCGTALVASGFTSLGVGYFTGASGTATAATGSLVHLFLVTYAISVLLLAAELAQRDTLLQREREVVQALRDLNRQKDDFVSSVSHELRTPITSILGYAEELEDTELTAEQARFTRVVVRNSHRLAQLVENLLDLSSMSLRSDAGPVGPIDLRTLVTECVEELAPQAHSAGITLTAEFGDGTLTLQSSASDVRRVLTNLVGNAVKFTPTHGQVWVGCSGDADGVLLTVSDNGIGIPSSDVERVFDRFYRSASAESLPGTGLGLPLTKGLVDRLGGTVDLQSDGRTGTHVTVALPRLASPAPAGDSSAVTTGM, encoded by the coding sequence GTGAACAATCTCGTCGCATTCCTCTGGAATGCGCCCCGCTACTGGCGGTACGCCGCCATCGGTGCGCTGCTGCTCGTGGCGTACCTTCTCGGGCTGGCCGCGCTGTCGGCACCGGCCTCGGCCAGCGCGGTTGCCGTCTGGTGGCCGGCCGCGGCCGCGGGAGTGCTCGCCGTGTGTCTGTCCCGGGGGGCCGAACGTTGGCTGGTCGCCATCCTGGTGGGCGCTGTCTCTGTCGCCTCCAACCTCGTCGGCGGCCGCCCGCTGGCCGTGGCCCTCGGCTTCGGTCTGGCCAATGCGCTGGAGGTCGCGCTGTTCACGGCGGTGTTCGTCAGGCGCGACCGGCCGACCGGGCTCGACACCGTGCCCGACGTGCTGCGCTTCACTATCGCCGCACTCGTCGGAGCCCTGGCCGTGGGCGTCGGGGCCGCCGGCACGTTGGCACTGCTCACGGGCGCCTCCTTCGGCGACGTGCTGCTGGCCGCGTTTCCCTCCCACGCCTTCGCCGTGTTCTCCCTCGTGCCGCTGGCGCTCACGAATGGCCGCCGGGTGCGGCCGGAACGTACCCTGGAGCTCCTAATCCAGGTCGGCTCCGTGATGCTGGTGCTCGGCGTGGCGTACGGTCCCGGCCGCTCGCTACCGCTCTCGTTCCTCATCCTTCCCCTGCTCACCTGGGCGGCGTTCAGGTTCGGGATCAGGGTCGTGGCGTGGGAGCTCTGTGGCACGGCGCTGGTGGCGTCGGGATTCACCTCGCTGGGCGTCGGGTATTTCACCGGAGCCTCTGGCACCGCCACCGCCGCGACGGGCTCCCTCGTGCACCTGTTCCTCGTCACCTACGCCATCTCGGTGCTACTGCTCGCCGCCGAGCTCGCCCAGCGCGACACCCTGCTCCAACGCGAGCGGGAGGTGGTGCAGGCCCTCCGCGATCTGAACCGCCAGAAGGACGATTTCGTCTCCTCGGTCAGCCACGAGCTCCGCACCCCCATCACCAGCATTCTGGGCTACGCCGAGGAGCTCGAAGACACCGAGCTCACGGCCGAACAGGCCCGATTCACCAGGGTGGTCGTGCGCAACTCGCACAGGCTGGCTCAGCTGGTGGAGAACCTGCTTGATCTCTCCAGCATGAGCCTGCGCTCGGACGCCGGTCCGGTCGGACCCATCGACTTGCGCACCCTGGTCACCGAGTGCGTCGAGGAGCTGGCCCCGCAGGCGCACAGCGCCGGCATCACCCTGACCGCCGAGTTCGGGGATGGAACGCTGACCTTGCAGAGCTCGGCATCCGACGTTCGCCGGGTGCTGACCAACCTGGTCGGCAACGCCGTCAAGTTCACGCCGACGCACGGGCAGGTGTGGGTGGGCTGTTCCGGCGATGCCGACGGGGTACTGCTCACGGTGAGCGACAACGGCATCGGCATTCCGTCGTCCGACGTGGAGCGGGTCTTCGACAGGTTCTACCGGTCGGCCAGCGCCGAGTCGCTGCCGGGCACCGGTCTCGGCCTGCCGCTGACCAAGGGACTGGTCGACCGGCTCGGCGGCACAGTGGACCTGCAGTCCGACGGCCGCACCGGCACCCACGTCACGGTCGCCCTGCCCCGGCTGGCCTCGCCGGCGCCCGCGGGGGATTCGTCGGCCGTCACCACCGGAATGTAG
- a CDS encoding carbohydrate ABC transporter permease: MTVSTLASSVASPRKATAAILANAVLIVIALCFLLPLAWLVLASLDVKATYQTQIPEQLSLANFAAVFNPELTFLPLWNSLLLSGGAAVVTVLASVLAAYPLSRYTMRFNKPFMYGVLFGTCLPITAIMVPVYSLFVRLNLLDSIPATIFFMAATSLPMAIWMTKNFMDSVPVSLEEAAWVDGASAMNALRRIVVPLMRPGLSVVFIFVFIQAWGNFFVPFVLLLSPSKQPAAVSIYSFFGQYGAIAYGQLAAFSVLYSVPVILLYVLVSRGMGGSFTMSGAIKG, encoded by the coding sequence ATGACCGTCAGCACCCTCGCCAGCTCGGTGGCCTCGCCCCGCAAGGCCACCGCCGCGATCCTGGCCAATGCCGTGCTCATCGTGATCGCGCTGTGCTTTCTGCTGCCGTTGGCCTGGCTTGTCCTGGCCTCCCTCGACGTCAAGGCCACCTACCAGACCCAGATTCCCGAGCAGCTGTCCCTGGCCAACTTCGCCGCGGTGTTCAACCCCGAGCTGACCTTCCTGCCGCTCTGGAACAGCCTGCTGCTCTCCGGCGGCGCCGCCGTGGTCACGGTGCTGGCGTCGGTGCTGGCCGCCTACCCGCTCTCCAGGTACACCATGCGGTTCAACAAACCGTTCATGTACGGCGTCCTGTTCGGCACCTGCCTGCCCATCACGGCGATCATGGTGCCGGTGTACAGCCTGTTCGTCCGCCTGAATCTGCTGGATTCGATTCCCGCCACGATCTTCTTCATGGCCGCGACCTCGCTGCCGATGGCCATCTGGATGACCAAGAACTTCATGGACTCGGTCCCGGTCAGCCTGGAGGAAGCCGCCTGGGTCGACGGGGCGTCCGCGATGAACGCCCTCCGGCGCATCGTCGTGCCGCTCATGCGGCCGGGTCTGAGTGTGGTGTTCATCTTCGTGTTCATTCAGGCCTGGGGCAATTTCTTCGTGCCGTTCGTGTTGCTGCTCTCGCCGAGCAAGCAGCCGGCCGCGGTGAGCATCTACAGTTTCTTCGGCCAATACGGGGCCATCGCCTACGGTCAGCTCGCCGCGTTCTCCGTGCTGTATTCGGTTCCGGTGATCCTGCTCTACGTCCTCGTTTCCCGCGGCATGGGCGGGTCATTCACCATGTCAGGCGCGATCAAGGGTTAG
- a CDS encoding MFS transporter: protein MSASTAAVTSAAPAPANPRSRVILASLIGTTIEFYDFYVYATAAVLVFPHLFFPTGNETAALLASFAVFGAAMVARPLGALFFGHFGDRKGRKATLVGALLTMGIATFLIGVLPTYSMVGWFAPAMLVVLRLAQGFALGGEWSGAALVATENAPKGKRAWYGTFPQVGAPLGFIIANGLFLLIALLLPSDDPTRPSDAFLEWAWRIPFLFSAVMVIIGLWVRLRLVESDSFTKIVTTKKVAKLPLAAVFKTNWRELILGTFIMLATYVLFYLMTTFSLSYGRAATDAPVAGLGYSYTTFVLMMIAGVVFFGIFTLASGPWADRFGRRRTLLWVTAGIVVFGFLFVPLLGAGFIGVMVFLILGFTLMGMTFGPMGALLPELFPTNVRYTGSAFAYNMSSILGAAVAPFIAVWLWTLGGGSPFWVGMYLSVMGLITLVALFLSRETRDLDLDR, encoded by the coding sequence ATGTCTGCATCCACCGCGGCGGTCACCTCCGCCGCCCCAGCGCCCGCGAATCCGCGCAGCCGCGTCATCCTGGCCAGCCTTATCGGCACCACCATCGAGTTCTACGACTTCTACGTCTACGCCACCGCGGCGGTCCTCGTCTTCCCGCACCTCTTCTTCCCCACCGGCAACGAGACCGCGGCCCTGCTGGCCTCGTTCGCGGTGTTCGGCGCCGCCATGGTGGCCCGCCCGTTGGGCGCCCTGTTCTTCGGCCACTTCGGCGACCGGAAGGGCCGCAAGGCCACCCTCGTCGGCGCGCTGCTCACGATGGGTATCGCAACGTTCCTGATCGGCGTGCTGCCGACCTACTCGATGGTGGGCTGGTTCGCCCCGGCCATGCTGGTGGTTCTCCGTCTCGCGCAGGGCTTCGCACTCGGCGGCGAGTGGAGCGGTGCGGCCCTGGTGGCCACCGAGAACGCGCCGAAGGGCAAGCGCGCCTGGTACGGCACCTTCCCGCAGGTGGGTGCCCCGCTCGGTTTCATCATCGCCAACGGCCTGTTCCTCCTCATCGCGCTGCTGCTGCCTTCCGACGACCCGACCCGGCCGTCCGACGCGTTCCTCGAGTGGGCCTGGCGGATTCCGTTCCTATTCAGCGCCGTCATGGTGATCATCGGCCTGTGGGTGCGCCTGCGCCTGGTGGAGAGCGACTCGTTCACCAAGATCGTCACCACCAAGAAGGTGGCCAAGCTGCCGCTCGCCGCGGTGTTCAAGACCAACTGGCGCGAACTCATCCTGGGCACGTTCATCATGCTGGCCACCTACGTGCTGTTCTACCTGATGACCACCTTCAGCCTGAGCTACGGCCGTGCCGCAACGGATGCGCCGGTGGCCGGCCTCGGCTACAGCTACACGACGTTCGTGCTCATGATGATCGCCGGTGTGGTGTTCTTCGGCATCTTCACCCTCGCCTCCGGGCCCTGGGCCGACCGGTTCGGCCGTCGCCGCACGCTGCTCTGGGTGACCGCGGGCATCGTGGTGTTCGGGTTCCTCTTCGTGCCGCTACTGGGCGCCGGGTTCATCGGCGTGATGGTGTTCCTGATCCTGGGCTTCACCCTGATGGGCATGACGTTCGGCCCGATGGGCGCCCTGCTGCCCGAGCTGTTCCCCACCAATGTGCGCTACACCGGCTCGGCCTTCGCGTACAACATGAGCTCGATCCTCGGCGCAGCCGTGGCGCCGTTCATCGCCGTGTGGCTGTGGACCCTCGGCGGGGGCAGCCCGTTCTGGGTGGGCATGTACCTCTCGGTGATGGGCCTGATCACCCTGGTGGCGCTGTTCCTCAGCCGCGAAACCCGCGACCTCGACCTGGACCGTTAA
- a CDS encoding response regulator transcription factor, which translates to MAHILIVEDDEDVRALIVHKLRRAGHEVSEAGDGQDGLEAALTSVPDLVVLDWMMPKLTGVEVCAQIRADTTLTQPCILLLTAKSQDSDIAQAMAAGANGYLIKPFRANDLLERVEALLAPH; encoded by the coding sequence ATGGCGCACATTCTGATCGTGGAGGACGACGAGGATGTCCGGGCGCTGATCGTGCACAAGCTGCGCCGCGCCGGACACGAGGTGTCCGAGGCCGGTGACGGGCAGGATGGGCTGGAGGCGGCGCTTACCAGCGTGCCTGACCTGGTGGTGCTGGATTGGATGATGCCCAAGCTCACCGGGGTGGAGGTCTGCGCCCAGATCCGTGCCGACACCACCCTGACCCAGCCGTGCATCCTGCTGCTCACGGCCAAGTCTCAGGACAGCGACATCGCCCAGGCGATGGCGGCCGGGGCCAACGGGTACCTGATCAAGCCCTTCCGGGCCAACGACCTGCTCGAACGCGTCGAGGCCTTGCTGGCACCCCACTAG
- a CDS encoding extracellular solute-binding protein, with amino-acid sequence MHRNAKLALSVLAATSMVVLAGCTAAGGNAEGDSQSLKIVYQKTDSFTALDELFTKIKPEFEAANPGVTVELEPIQANDDDYSTKLALSQKSAETAPDVFYEDTFRLRSDIDAGYLLNIDDQLADWDEWGQFNEGAKAAGMGDDGSVYAVPLGTDTRGIWYSKPVFAAAGIELPWQPETWEDILTAARAIQASQPDVVPFNMYAGKGTGEGTVMQSFYELLYGTGDTLYNEDDQKWVVESQGFKDSLEFLETLYAEKLALDPSEALDPNVWKKVFGELFPQGKLGGTVEGSYTPSFWQTGGSYEWPAYTEDMAVATFPTQNGEEPGGVSMSGGWTLAVGAKTADADLAFDFLALAVSQENALWYAINNSQIAVRTDVASEPTYLAANPFVADVTELVDVTHYRPATSDYSKISAEVQAATEAVITGQMSVDEAAAAYDTAVEGIVGADKVTTK; translated from the coding sequence ATGCATCGCAACGCAAAACTCGCCCTGTCCGTGTTGGCGGCAACCTCGATGGTTGTGCTGGCGGGCTGTACGGCTGCCGGGGGCAACGCCGAGGGTGACAGTCAATCTTTGAAGATCGTGTACCAGAAGACCGATTCCTTCACGGCTCTGGACGAGCTGTTCACTAAGATCAAGCCGGAGTTCGAGGCCGCTAACCCCGGGGTCACCGTCGAACTCGAGCCAATCCAGGCCAATGACGACGACTACTCCACCAAGCTCGCACTCTCGCAGAAGTCCGCCGAGACCGCGCCCGACGTGTTCTACGAGGACACCTTCCGGCTGCGCTCCGACATCGACGCCGGTTACCTGCTCAACATCGACGACCAGCTCGCCGACTGGGACGAGTGGGGGCAGTTCAACGAGGGCGCCAAGGCCGCCGGGATGGGCGATGACGGCAGCGTCTACGCCGTTCCGCTGGGCACCGACACCCGGGGCATTTGGTACAGCAAACCGGTCTTCGCCGCCGCGGGCATCGAGCTGCCGTGGCAGCCGGAAACCTGGGAAGACATCCTGACGGCCGCCCGCGCCATCCAGGCCAGCCAGCCCGATGTGGTTCCGTTCAACATGTACGCCGGTAAGGGCACCGGCGAGGGCACTGTGATGCAGAGCTTCTACGAGTTGCTCTACGGCACCGGCGACACCCTCTACAACGAGGATGACCAGAAATGGGTGGTCGAATCCCAGGGGTTCAAGGACTCCCTCGAGTTCCTGGAGACGCTCTACGCGGAGAAGCTCGCCCTGGACCCGTCCGAGGCGCTGGACCCGAACGTGTGGAAGAAGGTGTTCGGAGAGTTGTTCCCGCAGGGCAAGCTCGGCGGCACCGTCGAAGGCTCATACACCCCGTCGTTCTGGCAGACCGGCGGCTCCTACGAGTGGCCCGCGTACACCGAGGACATGGCCGTCGCGACGTTCCCCACCCAGAATGGTGAGGAACCCGGAGGCGTGAGCATGTCGGGCGGCTGGACCCTCGCCGTGGGAGCGAAGACGGCCGACGCCGACCTCGCATTCGACTTCCTAGCCCTGGCCGTGAGCCAGGAGAACGCCCTCTGGTACGCGATCAACAACTCCCAGATTGCCGTGCGCACGGATGTGGCCAGCGAACCGACCTACCTCGCCGCCAACCCGTTCGTGGCCGACGTGACTGAGCTGGTCGACGTGACGCACTACCGGCCGGCGACGAGCGACTACTCCAAGATCTCGGCCGAGGTACAGGCGGCCACCGAGGCCGTCATCACCGGGCAGATGAGCGTGGATGAGGCGGCGGCCGCGTACGACACCGCCGTGGAGGGCATCGTGGGCGCCGACAAGGTCACCACGAAGTAG
- a CDS encoding phosphoenolpyruvate carboxykinase (GTP), which produces MTVTHPGQSRIRAHAAHSTETTVPTAYGAPTGTTDPALQAWVDEIARLTQPDAIVWCTGTAQEADTLSKQLVAEGKLIRLNPEWRPNSFLARTSPSDVARVEDRTFICSTHRDDAGPTNNWAEPGRMRAELNDAFTGSMRGRTMYVVPFSMGPLGGPISQLGVELTDSPYVVLNMGIMTRMGQAVLRLIEAGTPWVRTVHSVGFPLVNKAGIRRADVTWPSNDTKYIVQFPEDREVWSFGSGYGGNALLSKKSFALRIASVMARDEGWLAEHMLLIKVTSPEGGTYHVAAAFPSACGKTNLSMLKPTVPGWSVETIGDDIAWLRPGDDGRLWAINPEAGFFGVAPGTGETTNPTAVQTVWGNTIFSNVALRDDGDVWWEGLTDTPPAHLTDWEGNSWTPDSGRPAAHPNSRFTVPAAQCPSIADSWEDTGGVPIDAIMFGGRRATNVPLVAEARSWKHGVFMGATISSEKTAAAEGTVGELRRDPFAMLPFCGYNMADYWAHWLRVGRGLGAHAPAVFQVNWFRKGDDGSFLWPGFGENSRVLEWIIRRVEGAAEAVDTPIGLLPVEGALNVDGLDVSPDALEQLFRIDPASWLAECDLTEAFFARFGSRVPAALHAELASVRYHLSA; this is translated from the coding sequence ATGACCGTCACCCACCCCGGCCAGAGCCGCATCCGGGCCCACGCCGCCCACTCCACCGAGACCACCGTGCCCACCGCCTACGGGGCGCCCACCGGCACCACCGATCCCGCCCTGCAGGCCTGGGTCGACGAGATCGCCCGCCTCACCCAGCCGGATGCCATCGTCTGGTGCACCGGCACGGCCCAGGAGGCCGACACTCTCTCGAAGCAGCTCGTCGCCGAGGGCAAGCTCATCCGGCTCAATCCGGAGTGGCGGCCGAACAGCTTCCTCGCCCGCACCAGCCCGAGTGACGTGGCCCGGGTGGAAGACCGCACCTTCATCTGCTCCACCCACCGTGACGACGCCGGCCCGACGAACAACTGGGCCGAACCCGGCCGGATGCGCGCCGAGCTCAACGACGCGTTCACCGGCAGCATGCGCGGCCGCACGATGTACGTCGTGCCGTTCTCGATGGGTCCGCTCGGCGGCCCCATCTCGCAGCTCGGCGTCGAGCTCACCGACTCTCCCTACGTGGTGCTCAACATGGGCATCATGACCCGGATGGGCCAGGCCGTGCTGCGCCTGATCGAGGCGGGCACGCCGTGGGTGCGCACCGTGCACAGCGTGGGCTTCCCGCTCGTGAACAAGGCGGGCATCCGCCGTGCCGATGTCACCTGGCCCAGCAACGACACCAAATACATCGTGCAGTTCCCCGAGGACCGCGAGGTGTGGTCGTTCGGGTCCGGTTACGGCGGCAACGCGCTGCTGTCGAAGAAGTCGTTCGCGCTGCGGATTGCCTCGGTGATGGCTCGCGACGAGGGCTGGCTGGCCGAGCACATGCTGCTGATCAAGGTCACCTCGCCCGAGGGCGGCACCTACCATGTGGCCGCCGCGTTCCCCTCGGCCTGCGGCAAGACCAACCTCTCGATGCTCAAGCCCACCGTGCCCGGCTGGAGCGTGGAGACCATCGGCGACGACATCGCGTGGCTCCGCCCCGGCGACGACGGCCGGCTCTGGGCGATCAACCCCGAGGCCGGGTTCTTCGGCGTCGCCCCCGGCACCGGCGAGACCACCAACCCCACCGCCGTGCAGACGGTGTGGGGCAACACCATCTTCTCCAACGTCGCCCTCCGCGACGACGGTGATGTGTGGTGGGAGGGCCTCACCGATACCCCACCCGCGCACCTCACCGACTGGGAGGGCAACTCCTGGACGCCCGACAGCGGCCGGCCCGCCGCGCACCCCAACTCTCGGTTCACCGTTCCGGCGGCGCAGTGCCCGTCGATCGCCGACAGTTGGGAAGACACCGGGGGTGTGCCGATCGACGCGATCATGTTCGGCGGCCGCCGTGCCACCAACGTGCCGCTCGTCGCCGAGGCCCGTAGCTGGAAGCACGGCGTGTTCATGGGGGCCACGATCTCGTCGGAGAAAACCGCCGCCGCCGAAGGTACCGTGGGGGAGTTGCGCCGCGACCCGTTCGCGATGCTGCCCTTCTGCGGGTACAACATGGCCGACTACTGGGCGCACTGGCTGCGGGTCGGCCGGGGCCTCGGCGCGCACGCGCCCGCTGTCTTCCAGGTCAACTGGTTCCGCAAGGGCGATGACGGCAGCTTCCTCTGGCCCGGGTTCGGTGAGAATTCTCGGGTGCTCGAGTGGATCATCCGCCGGGTCGAGGGAGCGGCGGAAGCCGTCGACACCCCGATCGGCCTGCTGCCGGTAGAGGGTGCGCTCAACGTCGACGGACTCGACGTGAGCCCGGATGCGCTCGAGCAGCTGTTCCGCATCGACCCGGCATCTTGGCTGGCCGAGTGCGACCTCACCGAGGCGTTCTTCGCCCGCTTCGGCAGCCGGGTGCCCGCCGCGCTGCACGCCGAGTTGGCGAGCGTGCGCTACCACCTCTCCGCCTAG